In the genome of Streptomyces collinus, one region contains:
- a CDS encoding SRPBCC family protein: MAVDVLTETVITRPCAEVAAYAGDPTNAPHWYANIVSVRWRTSPPLTVGSKLDFVARFLGRTLTYTYEIVEYSPERLVMRTEQGPFPMETTYTWQPVDADHTRMTLRNRGEPSGFARVSAPMMAAAVRRANVKDLAALKALLESGDATDAGRRSTGDF, from the coding sequence ATGGCTGTCGACGTCCTCACCGAGACCGTGATCACCCGCCCCTGTGCGGAGGTCGCCGCCTATGCCGGGGATCCGACCAATGCGCCGCACTGGTACGCCAACATCGTCTCGGTTCGCTGGCGGACCTCGCCGCCGCTCACCGTGGGCTCGAAGCTCGACTTCGTCGCCCGGTTCCTGGGGCGCACCCTGACCTACACGTACGAAATCGTCGAGTACTCCCCCGAACGACTCGTGATGCGCACCGAGCAGGGGCCGTTTCCCATGGAGACGACGTACACCTGGCAGCCAGTGGACGCCGACCATACCCGGATGACGCTGCGCAACCGCGGCGAGCCATCGGGCTTCGCCAGAGTGAGCGCTCCGATGATGGCCGCTGCTGTGCGGCGAGCGAACGTCAAGGACCTGGCAGCATTGAAAGCGCTGCTGGAAAGCGGCGACGCCACCGACGCCGGCCGACGCTCAACGGGCGACTTCTGA
- a CDS encoding type II toxin-antitoxin system PemK/MazF family toxin codes for MQRGEVWWVEFDERRLVVLLSGDEASGIRVMQVVAPAGVDISGLGVEVVVGAMEGLPFEGVLRFALPRPGFTPCTWLTTVSRDDLIERAGALSSAKLSEIEDALRLGEQEKERTPATTAKLSEMRDALRLGGLA; via the coding sequence GTGCAACGTGGCGAAGTCTGGTGGGTCGAGTTCGACGAGCGGCGGCTGGTCGTACTGCTGTCGGGAGACGAGGCGTCCGGGATCCGGGTGATGCAGGTCGTCGCTCCGGCGGGCGTCGACATCAGCGGTCTGGGCGTCGAAGTGGTAGTAGGCGCCATGGAAGGACTGCCCTTTGAAGGCGTGCTGCGGTTCGCGTTGCCGCGTCCAGGCTTTACCCCTTGCACGTGGCTGACCACCGTGTCCCGAGACGACCTGATCGAGCGGGCGGGCGCCCTGTCCTCAGCGAAGCTCAGCGAGATCGAGGATGCCCTCCGACTCGGTGAACAGGAGAAGGAGCGGACCCCGGCGACGACCGCGAAGCTCAGCGAGATGAGGGACGCCCTCCGTCTCGGCGGACTCGCGTAG